The following nucleotide sequence is from Pseudobutyrivibrio ruminis HUN009.
ACAATTGAGTATTTTGGAAGTAAGGCAACTAGGGTTTTCGATGTGGGAGTAAGCGGAATTCATAGATTGCTTGAAAACGTAGATACTTTAAATGAAGCCAACTGCGTGGTGGCAGTGGCAGGCATGGAAGGCGCGCTGGCGTCAGTGGTAGGCGGACTGGTTAAGGTTCCGGTTATTGCTGTGCCAACTAGCGTAGGATATGGAGCCAACATGGGCGGAATATCGGCACTTCTTACCATGATTAATTCATGTGCCAATGGAATTTCGGTGGTAAACATCGACAATGGTTACGGAGCAGGTTATATAGCAACCCAGATTAACAGACTGGCGGTACATTGAGGGGCATTCTAGAAAAGGGTTAATAAGGGTATAAATGAAAAGTAATAAGGGAAAAAAGTTAAGAATTACAGGGATTATGGTCCTTGTGTTAATCGTTGCAATCGTAGTTAAGTTCTATAGCTATGTAAATAATTATTATCAGGCTACAGATAGAGCCATGGAGTACATCAACAATCCAGCAGAGGGAGTAACTGTGGAGTATGTTGATAATACAATCGTATTTGAGCCGGAAAATCCAGTGGCCGGATTTATTTTTTATCCAGGCGGGCTGGTAGAATCGGAAGCATATGCTCCTTTGATGGAACAGCTGGCAGAGCAGGATATCATGTGCATCATTGTTGAAATGCCATACTATCTGGCCATGTTTGATGCAAATGGGGCCAGAGGCATCCAGGCTAAGTATCCCCAAATCGATGAGTGGTACTTAGGCGGCCACAGCTTAGGCGGAGCCATGGCATCGCTTTATGCCGACAGACATCAGAGCGAATACGAAGGACTGATTCTTCTTGCCGCATACTCTACCAAGGATTTGACAGATGAACCAGCCATGAATGTTTTATCAATCCGCGGTTCTGAAGACGGCGTATTAAATATGGAGAAATATAATGAAAACTTGGCAAATCTGCCTGCAGATTATGAAGAGGTGATTATCCAGGGTGGCTGCCACGGATACTTTGGGGACTATGGCATGCAGTCTGGGGATGGCGAGCCTACAATCACCGTGGAAGAGCAGACAGAGGCTACGGTAGAGGCGATTGGGGAGTTTGTAGAAAAATAGGAGACTAATTGATGCGACAGTCTAAGGCTAAACAAATTACTAATTACATTGCATTATTTAGGAAGATTGTAGAAGGAATCTACACAAGTTTATCCGCAAAAAATGTGGATGTTGAAGGGGCATGTTCATATCTGGAAATGTGCCAACAGCGCGCGATTGATTTCGGTACTTTTATTGAGGGTGAAGAAGGGGAAGGTCATCCAACAGTAAAATTGCTGGAAGAATTTTGCGAAGTTCTATATGAAATTCACGAGGAGATTCAATCTGAAAGGGGCTTATCGGCAGACTCTGCCAAGGCCCGCCTCGATACCATGGTTAACAGAATTGAAGAAAGTGCAAATAATGATATCACCATCACTACGGTGAAAGTGTTTTTGCCATATAAGGCAAGCATGTGGGATTCACTTGAGAGCGTTTGGATGAAGGCAAACGAAGATCCCAACTGTACAGCTATCGTAATTCCGATACCTTATTTCGACAAGAACCCGGATGGTTCAGTAAAAGAAATGCACTACGAAGGAAATGACTATCCAGATAATGTGCCAGTAGTTTCATTTGAAAACTTTGATTTTATGGGTGTTCATCCAGAGGAGGTGTATATTCACAATCCATACGATGATTGGAATTACGTAACATCGGTACATCCATATTTCTATACAGATAACATCAAAAAGTTTACAGACAAGCTTATTTACATACCATACTTCGTATTGGCGGAGCCAGATGTGGACAATCCTGATGTTCTTGAGAGCTTGAAGGGATATGTGCTATCGAAGGGTGTGGTAAACGCAGATGAGGTCATTGTTCAGTCTGAGCAGATGCGTGAGGCCTATATCAGAGTGCTTACTGCTCAGTTTGGAGAAGATACCAGACCTAGCTGGGAGGCCAAAATAAAAGGTACTGGCTCGCCAAAGGTGGAAAAGCTGCTTCGTATGTCGAAAGAAGAACAGGATATTCCAGAGGATTGGAAGAAGATTATCACTAAGCCAGATGGCAGCAGAAAGAAAATCATTTTTTACAATACAAGCGTAGTTGCCATGCTCAATCAGAAGCAAAAAATGATTGATAAGATAAAGGATGCCTTGGAAGTATTCAAGGAGTGTAAGGATGATGTAGCCCTTTTGTGGCGTCCACATCCACTTACTATGGCAACCATCGAAAGTATGGTTCCTGAGATTCGTGACCAATATAAAAAGATAATTGAGGATTATCGTGCTGAAGGCTGGGGAATCTATGATGACACCCCAGATATGGACAGAGCAATTATAATTAGCGACGCCTATTACGGGGACCCAAGCAGTCTTGTGCAGTTGTATGAGAAATTAGAAAAACCAATCATGATCCAAAATGTGGATGTGCTTGAAAAGGAGAGCGTATGAGCTTTGAATTAAATGCATCAATGATGTGTGCCAATTATGGACATTTGGCCAGAGAAGTAAACGAATTGGAAAATGCAGGCATCGATTCTTTCCATATCGATATTATGGATGGTCGATATGTGCCAAACTTTGCCATGTCTTTGAATGATATGACATATATTTCCAGAGTTACTTATAAGCCAATGGATGTTCATTTGATGGTTGAGCACCCTAGCAACACAATCGATTTGTTTATCAGGAATTTGAGAAAGGGCGATACTATCTACATCCATCCTGAGGCAGAGTATCATCCATCCACAACATTGCAGAAGATTATCGATGCAGGGATGATTCCTGGAATTGCTATCAACCCAGGTACAAGTATTGAAACGGTAATGGAGATGCTTCGCATTGTTGATAAGGTTTTAGTAATGTCTGTAAATCCTGGAAACGCTGGTCAGATGTATCTGCCTTATGTTGGTCAGAAGGTGGAACGTCTTCTGGAGCTTAGGGAGGAGATGGACTTCAAGCTCTATTGGGATGGCGCCTGCGCAAAGGATAAGATTATGAAGTACGCGCCAATGGGACTTGATGGATTTGTTCTTGGAACTACACTTTTGTTTGGCCAGGGACGTCCATATGATGAGATTATCAACGATATTAGAAACATGAACTTATAGGTAAGCATATGAATATAGCGATTTTACTTTCAGGGGGGACCGGCAGCAGGCTTGGTTCGCAGAAGCCAAAGCAGTATCTGGATGTGGAAGGCAAGCCAATCATCATGTACTGCATGGAGACCCTAGAGAAAAGTGAATTAATAGATAAGATTCAAATTGTTGCACATGAGGAATGGGCGGATTTGATTAAATATTGGGCTGCACAGTATGGTGTGGAGGAAAAGATTTGTGGTTTCTCAAAGCCAGGAGAGAATAGGCAGTTGTCTATTTATAATGGGCTGAAGGATATTAGAGAGTTTGCCAGCGATGATGATAACGTTTTTATCCACGATGCAGCCAGACCAAATCTTAGGTTATCAACAATTCAGGATTCATTTGAAGCTATAAGTGGATACGACGGAGTTATCCCGGTCCTTCCAATGAAGGATACAGTTTATTTGAGCAAGGACGGTTTGGAGATTGATTCACTTTTGAACCGCCAGGAAATATTTGCTGGTCAAGCGCCAGAGACTTTTGTGTATGGTAAATATTTGGAGGCCAATGAAAGGCTTGTAAATTCTGGTGAGATTATGAGAATCAACGGATCCACAGAACCTGCAGTGATGGCAGGCATGAAAATGCATATGATTGCAGGGGACGAGGGCAATTTTAAAATCACTACAAGTGATGATTTAGAACGATTTACTGAACAGATAAAGGCGATGAAATGAAGGCATTAGTTTTAGAAGATGTTGGAAAAATCAAAATAGATGATATAGCAAAACCTTCCCCTAAACAGGGGGAGGTTTTAGTGCATGTAAAGGCCTGCGGTATATGCGGCTCGGACATACCAAGAGCCTACAAGGACGGCGCCCACAACATGCCACTTGTGATAGGTCACGAATTTGCAGGCGAGGTCTGTGAAGTTGGTGAAGGCGTGTCTGGTGACTGGGCCGGCAAGGCTGTTGGAATCTTTCCACTTATTCCATGCAAGAAGTGCCCTTGCTGTGTGGAAAAGAAATACGAAATGTGCAAAAACTATTCTTATTTGGGCTCACGTGTGGATGGCGGCTTCGCCGAGTATGTGGCAGTGCCAGAATGGAATCTGATGGAGCTAGGCAGCGGCGTTTCCATGGAGCAGGCTGCCATGATGGAACCAATGGCTGTGGCTGTGCATGCGATTAGGCAGGGGTTGAGAGCCTGCGGTAAGGACTTGCAGGATTTGGGCCAGCTTCGCAAAGCTAAGGTGGCTGTAATAGGCCTTGGTACTATCGGCTTGCTATTGACCATGTTTTTGAAGGACATGGGATTTGAAAATGTGTATACTATCGGAAAAAAAGAGATACAAAGGCAGAAAGCCTTTGAGTTTGGCGTGGACGAAGCTCACTATGTAAAAGAGATTTCAGATGTGGACCTTTTCTTCGAATGCGTGGGCTCCACAGAAAGCCTCATCACCGGAATCAATGCAGCCGCCCCTGGCGGCGTGGTCTGCACTGTTGGCAACCCATCCAGTGACATGAACATCGACCGCCACGCATACTGGCAAATTCTCCGCAACCAGCTGACCCTGGTGGGCACCTGGAACTCATCCTTCACCCACGACACCATCGACGACTGGCACTACGTGCTTGGCAGATTGCAGCAGGGCGCAGTGAAGCCTGAGAAGCTGATTACTCATAAGTTCGGGCTGGAGGAGATTCTGGAAGGCTTTGAGATTATGAGGGATAAGAAGGAAGAGTATGTGAAGGTGATGGGGGTAGTTTAAAATTCTGGTGAAATGATTTAAATATAAATTAAAATGATGAGAAAATAAACCTGAGATAATGGGGAGTAGAGTTGAATATGGACTAATATATTAGTCATATTGGATGAAATAAGCGGAAAAGACTAATATATTAGCCGTAGTGTTTTATTTCAAAAAATATGGAGAAAAATTATAATGTCGATAAAATTTGACATAAACTACGTTTTTTGTAAATTTTTATTGACATAATAAGGTGATAAGGAAATTAAGGTTAGCAAAACCAGTTTCACAAAAATAGAAAGGTGAAAATAGCTTCGCGGCTGATGCTGCGAAGCTATTTGTGTCTTATGTTATAATCGAAGTTAAGTTGAAAAAGTTATTAAAATGTATGTAAAAGAGGATGGAAAAGTGGAGTTATTGGATTATTTAAAACAGAAAATGGCTGGAATGGAAAAGCCAGAAGATAGTAGTAAACTATTTGAACATAAATCCTTTTCCGAGCGACTCAAAGAATATGATGGTGAAATAGAGGTATATGAGTTTGATTGGGGAGAATCGGTAGGAAGGGAAATGGTTTGAATTTTTAAAACATAAAAAATCGTTGGAGTAAACAAAAATGAATATATAGTACTTGTAGAAGATGAGATGGGGGACCATCTCATTTTTATTTGGAAAAAAGGAAATTATAAAAACCGAAAACACTAAAACAAAAAGCCGAAAACACTAAAACAAAAATGCCGAAAACACTAAAACAAAAGTGCCGAAATTACTAAAATAAAAATGCCGAAATTACTAAAATGAAATTGAATACGTCTGATAACAATGGTAAAATATGTGTATAAGGAGCATATGAAATATGGAATATATTAGACGAATAATAGATGACGAACTAGATGTAAGGGCTATGGCATTTAACGCAATAAATATAGTCGGCCCTAAGGGGTGCGGAAAAACTCGTACAGCGCAAGAACGTTGTGAAACTGTAATTGAATTTCAGGATGAAGATAAAAGAGAAGCTTATTTATCTGTAGCTGAAACAAATCCTTCGTTATTGTTAAAAAATAATAAGCCTATTCTATTTGACGAATGGCAAGATGCGCCTAAAATATGGGGTTCTATTAGAAAAAATTGTGATGATAATCCAGAATCGGTAGGAGAATACTTTTTGACTGGTTCAACAAGTAAAAGAGTAGATACACCGCATACGGGAACTGGAAGAATATCAGAGATAACAATGTATCCAATGACACTTTTTGAATTAGGAGAGTCAAATGGCTTAGTATCAATAACTAAAATTATTGAAGACGATAGTTATGACATAGATGGACAATTAAATAATACATCATTAGAAAAACTGTTTACGGTAGCTTGTAGGGGAGGATGGCCTAGATGTTTAGCTTTGAGCAATGAAAAGGCTAAACTGAAAATTGCAAAAGATTATTTTAATCAAATATATACCAAGGATGCATCAAACATTGATGGAATAAAGAGGAATCCAGAATGGATGAGAACGTTGATTTGGTCTTACGCTAGAAATATGGCAACAACAGCAAAAAAGACAAGTATTTTTGCAGATGTAAAGGCAACACAAGAAATTACAGATGCTACGTTATTCTCCTATGTTGAAGTGCTAGAAAAGCTATATGTAATTAAAGATATAGATGCATGGACACCTCAGATAAGGTCAAAAACAGCAATAAGAGCGGCTAAGAAACATATTTTTTTAGATCAATCGATAGCACTTGCAGCACTCGGAATAGCACCTGATTATTTTAATAACGATTTAGATTTATTTGGTCATGTTTTAGAGAATATGGTTTTAAGAGATTTACTTAGCTATGCTGAAGTCCATGATGCTCATGTAAAACACTATACTGACGATACAGGATTAGAGGCTGATGCTATATATGAATTAGCAGATGGCAGATACGCGCTTATAGAAGTTAAAACAGGGGCAAATCAAATTGATGCAGCAGAGAAATCGTTGTTAAAATTCAGAGATGTTATTAGAACGCACAACGAAAAAGCATTAGAAAATGAAAAACATCCAAAACCGGTGTACCGTGAGCCATCAGCTTTGATAGTAATCTGCGCTAATGCACCAATGGCATATACTACCAAGAATGGGGTTAAAGTGGTGCCTTATGGGTGTTTGAGGGATTAAGTTGATATAAAATTATTGAATTTAAGAGAATAAATAATTCCTGAACGAGGATTTGTAAAAATGTGGCCAAATAAACCATTTGATGAAGATATAAATATTGTAAAAAATATAAAGATTGAAAATACCGGAGTAAATCATGATGTAAGTGTAAAATCAAGCGGGTTGCATTATAAAGATTTAGAAATATATGCTGAAAACTATTTTTATGTAGCAAATATAATTGCCGATTATATTTTAATTGAAACTAGTGACATAAGCATTTTGGATACAATGGTATTCCCTATGGCTTTTTCATTCAGGCATGCGTTAGAACTATTGATGAAATCAATTATATTAACGAATTCACACGATTCTAATAATTGTACAATAAATGCAGGACATGATTTACTTGCATTGTTTGAATTAGTAAAAAAAACAGTATGTTTTTCAAAAGATGATGAAATATGGCTTACAAAGTTTTTTGAGGAGTTGCATCGAAACGATAAAGAGTCCGACCTATTTCGGTATCCATTCATGATGAATAAAGATATGAGGATTCTGTTTGGAGAAGAATATACTTTTGGTTTTGAAAATAGAGTAGATTTAGATTTGAATAGATTAATAGAAAAATTTAGATATGCATTTATTGGCTTACAATCAAAAGGATTAAACATATATAAGAAACCAAATAATCCTACATTATTAGAGGAAGGCGGCACCTGTTATGAAAAAGCTGTTTTAGGAAGATTTAGAGACAAGTTCAGTGAATACATTGAGGGTTATTATAGATGTGGAGTCATGATTCGCCACAAAATAGAAAATAGAGAAATAGATAAAAAAGCTTTTTTTCCGATGGTATACTTCTATAGAGTAGCTCTTGAAATTATATTAAAAAAAATAATCTATGACAATAATTTTATAGAGAATGATGAAAAATACAAAATATTAAATGAAAGAAAACACAATATAAGTAAATTGTGGGAAAAAATTAAAGATTGGTATTATTTATATGATCCGGCTAATAAAGAGGCTAAAATATACTTCGAGGATATTAGTATTGTGATTGATACTATCGAAAGAATTGATTGTACATCAAGCAAATATAGATACCCTTTTGATATGAAAATGAAAACGTACTTTTCGCAAAAGAGAAATACAACTTATACGATTGAAAATACTGCTAAAGTTTATGAAAGTCTAATTTATACATTACATAGTTTAGATGGCTTTTTTAACGATATATATATGAAAGACACAGAGTGCCCATAGTTGAAAATAGCATATGTTTTTGAATGTAATATAAGAGTCATCGCTGGTTTTGGAGGATTTAGATATGATGTATCCATTTTTAACATTAACAGATGAAACCGAAATAACATATTCTGAGATGAAGTCAGATGGTACAGTCAAAGTGTATATAGAAACACCTGATGAGCATGATGGATTTCATAATGCGGTTTGTTGGTTACCGAAATATCGTTGGGAAGACATACATGGATATTTAGATGAGGAAATTGAGGGATATAAAGGGCTGCTAAAGAATAATGTTAATTTGATTATGGAACTCTCAAAGAAAGATTGTGATGTATGACATTATTCCAAAGAAATAGAGAGAAATATGAAGAGAGTAGAGCAGATGTGGAAGTAAATGTAATACTAGCAAACTACATAGAGATAATAAAGCAGATATATGGTTCAAAGCTCGAGAAGATAATGCTTTTTGGTTCATATGCAAGAGGGGATAAAAAAATCGGATCTGATATTGATATTATGATACTTGTAAATATCAGTGATATTGAAGCTAAGGCATTTCAAAAGAAGCTGTTTGATGAAACATATGACTTCAACATATATAATGA
It contains:
- the larB gene encoding nickel pincer cofactor biosynthesis protein LarB gives rise to the protein MEFANLDFDRKNRTGFPEVIFCQGKMDDFLVDIYQKMYERDGCVFGTRASEHQYEIVKAVLPTATYDKVSRILKAKKPDFEEPELIGNVAVLTAGTADIPVAEEAAQTIEYFGSKATRVFDVGVSGIHRLLENVDTLNEANCVVAVAGMEGALASVVGGLVKVPVIAVPTSVGYGANMGGISALLTMINSCANGISVVNIDNGYGAGYIATQINRLAVH
- a CDS encoding alpha/beta hydrolase, which gives rise to MKSNKGKKLRITGIMVLVLIVAIVVKFYSYVNNYYQATDRAMEYINNPAEGVTVEYVDNTIVFEPENPVAGFIFYPGGLVESEAYAPLMEQLAEQDIMCIIVEMPYYLAMFDANGARGIQAKYPQIDEWYLGGHSLGGAMASLYADRHQSEYEGLILLAAYSTKDLTDEPAMNVLSIRGSEDGVLNMEKYNENLANLPADYEEVIIQGGCHGYFGDYGMQSGDGEPTITVEEQTEATVEAIGEFVEK
- a CDS encoding ribulose-phosphate 3-epimerase, which codes for MSFELNASMMCANYGHLAREVNELENAGIDSFHIDIMDGRYVPNFAMSLNDMTYISRVTYKPMDVHLMVEHPSNTIDLFIRNLRKGDTIYIHPEAEYHPSTTLQKIIDAGMIPGIAINPGTSIETVMEMLRIVDKVLVMSVNPGNAGQMYLPYVGQKVERLLELREEMDFKLYWDGACAKDKIMKYAPMGLDGFVLGTTLLFGQGRPYDEIINDIRNMNL
- a CDS encoding IspD/TarI family cytidylyltransferase; the encoded protein is MNIAILLSGGTGSRLGSQKPKQYLDVEGKPIIMYCMETLEKSELIDKIQIVAHEEWADLIKYWAAQYGVEEKICGFSKPGENRQLSIYNGLKDIREFASDDDNVFIHDAARPNLRLSTIQDSFEAISGYDGVIPVLPMKDTVYLSKDGLEIDSLLNRQEIFAGQAPETFVYGKYLEANERLVNSGEIMRINGSTEPAVMAGMKMHMIAGDEGNFKITTSDDLERFTEQIKAMK
- a CDS encoding galactitol-1-phosphate 5-dehydrogenase; this translates as MKALVLEDVGKIKIDDIAKPSPKQGEVLVHVKACGICGSDIPRAYKDGAHNMPLVIGHEFAGEVCEVGEGVSGDWAGKAVGIFPLIPCKKCPCCVEKKYEMCKNYSYLGSRVDGGFAEYVAVPEWNLMELGSGVSMEQAAMMEPMAVAVHAIRQGLRACGKDLQDLGQLRKAKVAVIGLGTIGLLLTMFLKDMGFENVYTIGKKEIQRQKAFEFGVDEAHYVKEISDVDLFFECVGSTESLITGINAAAPGGVVCTVGNPSSDMNIDRHAYWQILRNQLTLVGTWNSSFTHDTIDDWHYVLGRLQQGAVKPEKLITHKFGLEEILEGFEIMRDKKEEYVKVMGVV
- a CDS encoding ATP-binding protein, yielding MEYIRRIIDDELDVRAMAFNAINIVGPKGCGKTRTAQERCETVIEFQDEDKREAYLSVAETNPSLLLKNNKPILFDEWQDAPKIWGSIRKNCDDNPESVGEYFLTGSTSKRVDTPHTGTGRISEITMYPMTLFELGESNGLVSITKIIEDDSYDIDGQLNNTSLEKLFTVACRGGWPRCLALSNEKAKLKIAKDYFNQIYTKDASNIDGIKRNPEWMRTLIWSYARNMATTAKKTSIFADVKATQEITDATLFSYVEVLEKLYVIKDIDAWTPQIRSKTAIRAAKKHIFLDQSIALAALGIAPDYFNNDLDLFGHVLENMVLRDLLSYAEVHDAHVKHYTDDTGLEADAIYELADGRYALIEVKTGANQIDAAEKSLLKFRDVIRTHNEKALENEKHPKPVYREPSALIVICANAPMAYTTKNGVKVVPYGCLRD
- a CDS encoding nucleotidyltransferase domain-containing protein → MTLFQRNREKYEESRADVEVNVILANYIEIIKQIYGSKLEKIMLFGSYARGDKKIGSDIDIMILVNISDIEAKAFQKKLFDETYDFNIYNDVEINPMTHSKELFYKWVDNYPFFNSVEKEGVVLYES